The following are encoded in a window of Salinigranum halophilum genomic DNA:
- a CDS encoding alkaline phosphatase family protein, whose protein sequence is MGLFDRLRGTDHPRVAFIGIDGVPFTLLSEHPDEFPNVASLIEEGSAGPIDSIVPPESSACWPALTTGVNPGETGVYGFQDREVGSYDTYVPMGRDVQATRLWDRVSQDGRDATVLNVPVTFPPQRNVQRMVSGFLSPSVDKAAYPDELADYLQSIDYAIDVNAKLGHKEDKGEFMDDAHRTLDTRFEAFSHYLSADDWDLFFGVFMTTDRVNHFLFKDYERLAPGASGDTEGLKQENRELFLEFYRKVDEYLGKIRSMLPDDVTLVVASDHGFTSLDHEVNCNAWLEENGWLSYATDDHDGLDDISDDTRAYSLIPGRFYVNLEDREPRGSVPQAEYEAVRNELKAELEAWEGPDGKKVAAQVVEKEEAFRGEHDAIAPDLVVVPNHGFDLKSGFKDKESVFAQGPRNGMHSFDNATLLVDDPDVAIEDADLYDIAPTILDLMELDFTRTDFDGASLVRQ, encoded by the coding sequence ATGGGATTGTTCGACCGACTGCGCGGAACCGACCACCCGCGCGTCGCCTTCATCGGAATCGACGGGGTTCCATTCACGCTCCTCTCGGAGCACCCCGACGAGTTCCCCAACGTCGCCTCGCTCATCGAGGAGGGGAGCGCCGGCCCCATCGACAGTATCGTGCCCCCCGAGTCCAGCGCCTGCTGGCCCGCGCTCACCACCGGCGTGAACCCGGGCGAGACCGGCGTCTACGGCTTCCAGGACCGCGAGGTCGGCTCGTACGACACGTACGTCCCGATGGGCCGTGACGTCCAGGCGACCCGGCTGTGGGACCGTGTCAGCCAGGACGGCCGCGACGCCACCGTGCTCAACGTCCCGGTCACGTTCCCCCCTCAGCGGAACGTCCAGCGGATGGTGTCGGGCTTCCTCTCACCCTCCGTCGACAAGGCGGCGTACCCCGACGAACTCGCCGACTACCTCCAGTCCATCGACTACGCCATCGACGTCAACGCCAAACTCGGCCACAAAGAGGACAAGGGAGAGTTCATGGACGACGCCCACCGCACCCTCGACACGCGGTTCGAGGCGTTCAGCCACTACCTCTCCGCGGACGACTGGGACCTCTTCTTCGGCGTCTTCATGACCACCGACCGGGTCAACCACTTCCTGTTCAAGGACTACGAGCGCCTCGCGCCCGGTGCGTCCGGCGACACCGAGGGGCTGAAACAGGAGAACCGCGAGCTGTTCTTGGAGTTCTACCGCAAGGTCGACGAGTACCTGGGGAAGATCCGTTCGATGCTCCCCGACGACGTGACGCTCGTCGTCGCCTCCGACCACGGCTTCACCTCGCTGGACCACGAGGTCAACTGCAACGCCTGGCTCGAAGAGAACGGGTGGCTCTCGTACGCCACGGACGACCACGACGGACTCGACGACATCTCCGACGACACCCGGGCGTACTCGCTCATTCCCGGGCGCTTCTACGTCAACCTCGAGGACCGCGAGCCGCGCGGGTCGGTCCCGCAAGCGGAGTACGAGGCGGTTCGGAACGAACTCAAAGCCGAACTGGAAGCGTGGGAAGGCCCCGACGGGAAGAAGGTCGCCGCGCAGGTCGTCGAGAAGGAGGAGGCGTTCCGTGGCGAACACGACGCCATCGCCCCGGACCTCGTGGTCGTGCCGAACCACGGCTTCGACCTCAAGTCGGGGTTCAAAGACAAGGAGTCGGTGTTCGCACAGGGGCCCCGCAACGGCATGCACTCGTTCGACAACGCGACGCTCCTCGTCGACGACCCCGACGTCGCCATCGAGGACGCGGACCTCTACGACATCGCGCCGACCATCCTCGACCTGATGGAACTCGACTTCACGCGGACGGATTTCGACGGCGCGAGTCTCGTCCGGCAGTAA
- a CDS encoding DUF5788 family protein, with amino-acid sequence MKEYQQKQLLERVNREGATVGADIPDRIVVQGEEVNLREFVFEIKRRDTIPPGERDRVEQAKKNLRRERLQRVQQIERNEVSYEEGEALVESVIGIDRALNALEQLRPADLENEAKAQYAADQKRWMKFLRQALGREDANKPSRR; translated from the coding sequence GTGAAAGAGTACCAGCAGAAACAGCTGTTGGAACGCGTCAACCGGGAGGGCGCGACGGTCGGCGCGGACATCCCCGACCGCATCGTCGTCCAGGGGGAGGAGGTGAACCTCCGAGAGTTCGTCTTCGAGATCAAACGCCGGGACACCATCCCACCCGGCGAGCGCGACCGGGTCGAGCAGGCGAAGAAGAACCTCCGCCGCGAGCGCCTCCAGCGCGTCCAGCAGATCGAGCGAAACGAGGTGAGCTACGAAGAGGGTGAAGCACTCGTCGAGAGCGTCATCGGCATCGACCGGGCGCTGAACGCCCTCGAACAGCTCCGACCCGCCGACCTCGAGAACGAGGCGAAGGCCCAGTACGCAGCCGACCAGAAGCGATGGATGAAGTTCCTCCGGCAGGCGCTCGGACGCGAAGACGCCAACAAACCGAGCCGACGATGA